One window of the Bradyrhizobium sp. NP1 genome contains the following:
- a CDS encoding KUP/HAK/KT family potassium transporter, with amino-acid sequence MAITLQTEGIPRQSPRRQSALVLTALGVVYGDIGTSALYGLKQAVDASGVSTPEAVTGVVSLIVWALLLIVGLKYAILILRADNHGEGGIVALLALLDARHAPRGSARASLLIVGLIGAALLYGDGVITPAISVLSAVEGLKIDAPALAPMVVPITIVILVCLFLVQRKGTEFVGNIFGPLMLVWFVAIGLLGLKGIVQSPAILAAISPHHAVLYLSHAGPGIAFAVLGAAFLALTGAEAMYADMGHFGRLPIQFGWFAIVSPALMLNYLGQGGLLLADPQAVENPFYLLVPRWAHYPMVAFATIATVIASQSIISGAYSLTQQAMQLGFLPRMRVLHTASHEKGQIYIPVVNWLLAVGTLGAVLTFRSSDALGGAYGIAVSMLMAITTVLAALVALKWGYNPLLVVAANGFFLVIELVFVTANMTKLIEGGWFPLLLACIIAFLMLTWRTGWLLLEQERAKLRQREDEFIEWVIKTPPVRLSGAAAIFTAATTGIPLGLTHHLRHNRVLHERVLLIATVIVDAPRVDPAERIKLVPVGAGITRVLFHFGFMETPDVMEGLRLACQQPELRGIDPENITYYFRRVMVVPCGRASGMSFWRKGVFATMHLNANLPAAYFGVPPAQVVEVGLEVEI; translated from the coding sequence ATGGCCATCACCCTTCAGACCGAGGGAATCCCGCGGCAGAGTCCCCGGAGGCAGTCCGCCCTTGTGCTTACCGCCCTCGGCGTCGTCTACGGCGATATCGGCACCAGCGCGCTCTATGGGCTGAAGCAGGCCGTCGACGCCAGCGGCGTGTCGACCCCCGAAGCGGTGACGGGCGTCGTGTCGCTGATCGTCTGGGCGCTCCTCCTGATCGTCGGACTCAAATACGCCATCCTGATCCTGCGAGCCGACAATCATGGCGAGGGCGGTATCGTCGCGCTGCTCGCGCTGCTCGACGCCAGGCATGCACCACGAGGGAGCGCGCGTGCCTCTCTGCTCATCGTCGGCCTGATCGGGGCCGCACTGCTCTATGGCGACGGCGTGATCACGCCGGCGATCTCGGTGCTTAGCGCCGTCGAGGGCCTGAAGATCGACGCGCCCGCGCTTGCGCCGATGGTCGTGCCCATCACCATCGTCATCCTCGTCTGTCTGTTCCTGGTCCAGCGCAAGGGAACGGAGTTCGTCGGCAATATCTTCGGGCCGCTGATGCTCGTGTGGTTCGTTGCGATCGGCTTGCTGGGCCTCAAGGGCATCGTGCAGAGCCCGGCCATCCTCGCCGCCATCAGCCCCCATCATGCCGTTCTCTACCTCAGCCATGCCGGACCGGGCATCGCGTTCGCCGTGCTCGGCGCCGCTTTTCTGGCGCTCACCGGCGCCGAAGCCATGTATGCCGATATGGGCCATTTTGGCCGGCTACCCATCCAGTTCGGATGGTTTGCCATCGTGTCGCCGGCGTTGATGCTCAACTATCTCGGCCAGGGAGGTCTGCTGCTGGCGGACCCGCAGGCGGTCGAGAACCCGTTCTACCTGCTGGTGCCGAGATGGGCGCATTACCCGATGGTCGCGTTCGCGACCATCGCCACCGTCATCGCCTCGCAATCCATCATCTCGGGTGCGTATTCCCTCACCCAGCAGGCCATGCAGCTCGGCTTCCTGCCTCGAATGCGCGTGCTGCACACGGCGAGCCACGAGAAGGGGCAGATTTACATTCCCGTCGTGAACTGGCTGCTGGCCGTCGGCACCCTCGGGGCCGTGCTGACCTTCCGCTCGTCCGACGCACTGGGCGGAGCCTATGGCATCGCCGTGTCGATGCTGATGGCGATCACGACCGTGCTCGCGGCTCTCGTGGCCCTCAAGTGGGGCTACAACCCGCTGCTGGTCGTGGCGGCGAACGGCTTCTTCCTCGTCATCGAACTGGTCTTCGTTACGGCGAACATGACGAAGCTGATCGAGGGAGGCTGGTTCCCCCTCCTGCTTGCCTGCATCATCGCGTTCCTGATGCTGACCTGGCGCACGGGATGGCTCCTGCTCGAGCAGGAGCGCGCCAAACTGCGCCAGCGCGAGGACGAGTTCATCGAATGGGTCATCAAGACGCCGCCGGTGCGGTTGTCGGGCGCCGCTGCGATCTTCACGGCCGCGACCACGGGAATCCCGCTCGGCCTGACGCATCACCTGCGGCATAATCGCGTCCTGCACGAGCGCGTGCTGCTGATCGCCACGGTCATCGTGGACGCGCCGCGGGTCGATCCCGCCGAGCGCATCAAGCTCGTGCCCGTGGGTGCCGGCATCACGCGCGTTCTCTTCCATTTCGGTTTCATGGAGACACCGGATGTCATGGAAGGGCTGAGGCTCGCCTGTCAGCAGCCCGAGCTTCGCGGCATCGATCCCGAGAACATCACCTACTATTTCAGGCGTGTGATGGTGGTCCCTTGCGGCAGGGCGTCAGGCATGTCGTTCTGGAGAAAGGGCGTGTTCGCGACCATGCACCTCAATGCCAACCTGCCGGCGGCGTATTTCGGCGTGCCGCCCGCCCAGGTCGTGGAAGTCGGACTCGAAGTCGAAATATAG
- a CDS encoding ABC transporter substrate-binding protein yields the protein MKRREFLAFVGGLTAWPLSASAQQQVGAPIIGFLDVSKGSGWSDYFDAFAQRLRELGWTEGRTLIIERRQAEGRSERYSEIAAEFVRLNVAVIVTGGIAVRATMQVTRSIPIVFAVANDPVGGGLVASLARPGGNATGLSLQAPDIIGKRLDFLRDVVPHLRRLAIVGNVSYPSTAAETREVQAVAGKLGIDAVLVEILRPGDIEPAFETLRQGIDAAFVCNDALVNANHARINALALGARLPTMHAETGYVRSGGLMSYAANYQALFRRAADIVDRILRGAKASDIPVEQPTKFELAINLKTAKALGLTVPEALISIADELVE from the coding sequence ATGAAACGGCGGGAGTTTCTCGCGTTTGTCGGCGGATTGACGGCTTGGCCACTCAGCGCGAGCGCCCAGCAGCAGGTTGGGGCGCCGATCATTGGCTTCCTCGACGTGAGCAAAGGCTCCGGGTGGAGCGACTATTTCGACGCATTTGCGCAGCGACTGCGAGAGCTCGGCTGGACCGAAGGCCGAACCCTGATCATCGAACGTCGTCAGGCCGAAGGACGCAGTGAGCGCTATTCCGAAATCGCGGCCGAATTTGTCCGTCTCAACGTCGCGGTCATTGTGACCGGCGGAATCGCCGTGCGCGCTACCATGCAGGTGACAAGAAGCATTCCGATTGTCTTTGCCGTTGCAAATGATCCAGTCGGTGGTGGTCTCGTTGCAAGTCTCGCGCGGCCGGGCGGTAACGCGACCGGATTGTCGCTTCAGGCGCCGGATATCATCGGCAAGCGGCTGGACTTTTTGCGGGACGTTGTTCCCCATCTTCGTCGCCTGGCGATCGTCGGCAATGTCAGCTATCCAAGCACCGCGGCGGAAACGCGGGAAGTCCAGGCCGTCGCCGGCAAGCTCGGCATCGACGCCGTCCTCGTCGAAATTCTGCGGCCTGGCGATATTGAGCCTGCCTTTGAGACGTTGAGGCAGGGGATCGATGCGGCTTTTGTTTGCAACGATGCCCTCGTCAATGCCAACCATGCTCGCATCAACGCTCTGGCGCTGGGCGCGCGATTGCCGACGATGCATGCGGAGACAGGGTACGTCAGGTCTGGCGGCCTGATGTCCTACGCGGCCAATTACCAGGCTCTGTTTCGACGAGCCGCTGATATCGTCGACAGAATACTGCGCGGGGCAAAGGCGTCCGACATCCCGGTAGAGCAGCCGACCAAGTTCGAATTGGCCATCAACCTGAAGACGGCAAAAGCACTCGGCTTGACCGTCCCGGAGGCGCTGATCTCCATTGCCGACGAACTGGTCGAATAG
- a CDS encoding cell division protein ZapA: MSSHVNVTINGRQYRMACEPGQEGQLLRLASDLESRIGLLRGKFGEIGDARLVVMAALTVCDELIDAGARIKALEGELAGLRDVRTAATDRARATQVAVANALNAAAERIEKTTQVLNRTVGGGVAIG, from the coding sequence ATGAGCAGCCACGTCAACGTCACCATCAACGGCCGGCAATACCGCATGGCCTGCGAGCCGGGGCAGGAGGGCCAGCTCCTGCGGCTCGCGAGCGACCTGGAATCGCGCATCGGGTTGTTGCGCGGCAAGTTCGGCGAGATCGGCGACGCCCGGCTGGTCGTGATGGCGGCGCTCACCGTGTGCGACGAACTGATCGATGCCGGCGCCCGCATCAAGGCGCTGGAGGGCGAGCTTGCCGGCCTGCGCGACGTCCGCACCGCCGCGACTGATCGCGCCCGCGCGACGCAAGTCGCGGTGGCCAACGCGCTCAACGCCGCCGCCGAGCGGATCGAGAAGACCACGCAGGTCTTGAACCGCACGGTCGGCGGCGGCGTCGCGATCGGGTGA
- a CDS encoding DUF4164 domain-containing protein — translation MIDRPAHHPPQAEAVSAELEAATRRLMSALDALESAVERRREADRDEDELASRIQALGADRSRLADELDGSLVKSRRLERANREIAEKLDAAIDTIRSVLEGGEGDEAEEAEAPEAEDE, via the coding sequence ATGATCGACCGTCCTGCCCATCATCCCCCCCAAGCGGAGGCCGTCTCGGCCGAGCTCGAGGCTGCGACACGGCGTCTGATGTCGGCGCTGGACGCGCTGGAGAGCGCGGTGGAGCGGCGGCGCGAGGCCGATCGCGACGAGGACGAGCTGGCGAGCCGGATCCAGGCGCTCGGCGCCGACCGCTCCAGGCTGGCCGACGAGCTCGACGGCTCGCTGGTCAAGTCGCGCCGGCTCGAGCGCGCCAACCGCGAGATCGCCGAAAAGCTCGATGCCGCGATCGACACCATCCGCAGCGTGCTCGAAGGCGGCGAAGGGGACGAGGCGGAAGAGGCTGAAGCGCCGGAGGCCGAGGACGAATGA
- the tkt gene encoding transketolase — MTQVDHTRMANAIRGLAMDAVEKAKSGHPGLPMGAADIATVLFTQFLKYDAADPAWPDRDRFVLSAGHGSMLLYALLYLTGNKDMTLDEIKRFRQVDSLTPGHPENFRTKGIETTTGPLGQGIATAVGMAVAEKMLAAEFSKKIVSHHTYVLCSDGDLMEGVSQEAIALAGHWRLNKMIVLYDDNGISIDGPTSLADSVDQVKRFKSAGWAAEMIDGQDQTAIAAAITRAQKSNKPSLIACRTTIGYGAPTKAGTAKAHGEALGAEELKGAKEKLGISLEPFSVPDDVLKAWREAGARGAEARKEWEARFDALGSRKRAEFERRIRHERPQALAKALRAHKKALLASPLNVATRKSSEAAIEAIAAAMPMEFLAGSADLTGSNNNKAKTAVNFSAKTPKGRFVHYGVREHGMAACMNGIFLHGGFAPNGATFLVFTDYARPAMRLSALMGNGVVYVMTHDSIGLGEDGPTHQPVEHLAALRAMPNMRVFRPCDAVEVAECWELALNRIDGPTVLALTRQNLPQLRTTAPNDSPCAQGAYELVAAEGAAKVSLFASGSEVEIAVNAQKQLAERGIASRVVSVPSLELLLAQPEDRKKAIIGNAPVKIAIEAAVRFGWDAVIGPDGLFIGMHGFGESGPAKDLFKHFGITAEAAVNAVLQRLG, encoded by the coding sequence ATGACGCAGGTCGACCACACCCGCATGGCCAACGCGATCCGCGGGCTCGCGATGGACGCGGTGGAAAAGGCGAAATCCGGACACCCCGGCTTGCCGATGGGCGCGGCCGACATCGCGACCGTGCTGTTCACGCAGTTCCTGAAATACGACGCCGCCGATCCCGCCTGGCCGGACCGCGACCGCTTCGTGCTCTCGGCCGGCCACGGCTCGATGCTGCTCTATGCGCTGCTCTATCTCACCGGCAACAAGGACATGACGCTGGATGAGATCAAGCGCTTCCGCCAGGTGGATTCGCTCACCCCCGGCCACCCCGAGAACTTCCGCACCAAGGGGATCGAGACCACCACCGGGCCGCTCGGCCAGGGCATTGCGACTGCGGTCGGCATGGCGGTCGCGGAAAAGATGCTCGCCGCGGAATTTTCCAAGAAGATCGTCAGCCACCACACCTATGTGCTGTGCTCCGACGGCGACCTGATGGAAGGCGTCTCGCAGGAGGCGATCGCGCTCGCCGGCCACTGGCGGCTCAACAAGATGATCGTGCTGTACGACGACAACGGCATCTCGATCGACGGGCCGACCTCGCTCGCCGACTCGGTCGACCAGGTGAAGCGCTTCAAGTCGGCCGGCTGGGCCGCCGAGATGATCGACGGCCAGGACCAGACAGCGATCGCGGCCGCGATCACCCGCGCGCAGAAGTCGAACAAGCCGTCACTGATCGCCTGCCGCACCACGATCGGCTATGGCGCGCCGACCAAGGCCGGCACCGCGAAGGCGCATGGCGAGGCGCTGGGCGCCGAAGAACTCAAGGGCGCCAAGGAAAAGCTCGGTATATCGCTCGAGCCGTTCTCGGTGCCCGACGACGTGCTGAAGGCCTGGCGCGAGGCGGGCGCGCGGGGCGCGGAGGCACGCAAGGAATGGGAAGCGCGCTTCGACGCGCTCGGCAGCCGCAAGCGCGCCGAATTCGAGCGCAGGATTCGCCATGAGCGGCCGCAGGCGCTGGCCAAGGCGCTGCGCGCGCACAAGAAGGCGCTGCTCGCCAGCCCGCTCAACGTCGCGACCCGCAAATCCTCCGAAGCCGCGATCGAGGCGATCGCCGCGGCCATGCCGATGGAGTTCCTGGCCGGCTCCGCCGACCTCACCGGCTCCAACAACAACAAGGCGAAGACCGCGGTAAACTTCTCCGCCAAGACGCCGAAGGGCCGCTTCGTCCATTACGGCGTCCGCGAGCACGGCATGGCCGCCTGCATGAACGGCATCTTCCTGCATGGCGGCTTCGCGCCGAACGGCGCCACCTTCCTAGTGTTCACCGACTATGCGCGGCCGGCGATGCGGCTGTCCGCGCTGATGGGCAACGGCGTGGTCTATGTGATGACGCACGATTCCATAGGCCTCGGCGAAGACGGCCCGACCCACCAGCCGGTCGAGCATCTGGCCGCGCTGCGCGCCATGCCCAACATGCGCGTGTTCCGCCCCTGCGACGCGGTCGAGGTGGCGGAATGCTGGGAACTCGCGCTCAACCGCATCGACGGCCCGACCGTGCTGGCGCTGACCCGCCAGAACCTGCCGCAACTGCGCACCACCGCACCCAACGACAGCCCGTGCGCGCAGGGCGCCTATGAGCTGGTCGCGGCGGAAGGCGCGGCAAAAGTGTCGTTGTTCGCCTCGGGCTCCGAGGTCGAGATCGCGGTCAACGCACAGAAGCAGCTTGCGGAGCGCGGCATCGCGTCGCGGGTGGTCTCGGTGCCCTCGCTGGAGCTTTTGCTGGCCCAGCCGGAAGACCGCAAGAAGGCCATCATCGGCAATGCCCCGGTCAAGATCGCGATCGAGGCCGCGGTCCGCTTCGGCTGGGACGCCGTGATCGGCCCGGACGGCCTCTTCATCGGCATGCACGGCTTCGGCGAAAGCGGCCCGGCCAAGGACCTTTTCAAGCACTTCGGCATTACCGCTGAGGCTGCGGTTAACGCAGTGCTGCAGCGTTTAGGATAA
- the gap gene encoding type I glyceraldehyde-3-phosphate dehydrogenase: MAIRVAINGFGRIGRNVLRAIAESGRKDIDVVGINDLGPVETNAHLLRFDSVHGRFPGTVTVDGDSISVGNGKIKVSAERDPTKLPWKALGVDIALECTGIFTAKDKAAAHLTAGAKRVLVSAPADGADATIVYGVNHDTLTKDHLVVSNGSCTTNCLAPVAKVLNDTVGIETGFMTTIHAYTGDQPTLDTLHKDLYRGRAAALSMIPTSTGAAKAIGLVLPELKGKLDGVAIRVPTPNVSVIDLKIVAKRATDVKEINEAMKRAAEQQLKGVLGYTTAPNVSIDFNHDPHSSTFHMDQTKVMNGNLVRVLSWYDNEWGFSNRMADTAVAMGKVL, from the coding sequence ATGGCAATCCGGGTCGCGATCAACGGGTTTGGCCGCATCGGCCGCAACGTGCTGCGGGCGATCGCCGAGTCCGGCCGCAAGGACATCGATGTGGTCGGCATCAACGATCTCGGTCCGGTCGAGACCAACGCCCACCTGCTCCGCTTCGACTCCGTGCATGGCCGCTTCCCCGGCACCGTGACGGTCGATGGCGACTCGATCAGCGTCGGCAACGGCAAGATCAAGGTTTCGGCCGAGCGCGATCCCACCAAGCTGCCGTGGAAGGCGCTCGGCGTCGACATCGCACTGGAGTGCACCGGCATCTTCACCGCAAAGGACAAGGCTGCCGCGCACCTGACCGCCGGCGCCAAGCGCGTGCTGGTCTCGGCGCCGGCCGACGGCGCCGATGCGACGATCGTCTACGGCGTCAACCACGACACGCTGACCAAGGATCACCTCGTCGTCTCCAACGGCTCCTGCACGACCAACTGCCTCGCGCCGGTCGCCAAGGTCTTGAACGACACTGTCGGCATCGAGACCGGCTTCATGACCACGATCCACGCCTATACCGGCGACCAGCCGACGCTGGACACGCTGCACAAGGACCTCTACCGCGGCCGTGCGGCAGCGCTGTCGATGATCCCGACCTCGACCGGCGCGGCCAAGGCGATCGGCCTCGTGCTCCCCGAGCTGAAGGGCAAGCTCGACGGCGTCGCGATCCGCGTGCCGACGCCGAACGTCTCCGTCATCGACCTCAAGATCGTCGCCAAGCGCGCAACCGACGTCAAGGAGATCAACGAGGCGATGAAGCGCGCCGCCGAGCAGCAGCTCAAGGGCGTTCTCGGCTACACCACCGCGCCCAACGTCTCGATCGACTTCAACCACGACCCGCACTCCTCGACCTTCCACATGGACCAGACCAAGGTGATGAACGGCAATCTGGTGCGCGTGCTGTCGTGGTACGACAACGAATGGGGCTTCTCCAACCGCATGGCCGACACCGCGGTCGCGATGGGGAAGGTGCTGTAA
- a CDS encoding phosphoglycerate kinase, whose amino-acid sequence MTKQFRTLDDVDVKGKRVLLRVDLNVPMEAGRVTDATRLERVAPTITEISTKGGKVILLAHFGRPKGRDAKDSLKPVASALSGVIKRPVAFADDCIGEVAETAVAAMKDGDILCLENTRFHKEEEKNDPAFVAALAKLGDIWVNDAFSAAHRAHASTEGLGHKLPAYAGRTMQAELEALSKALEAPTKPVIAIIGGAKVSTKIDLLENLVAKVDALVIGGGMANTFLHAQGVAIGKSLAEKDLAATALRIMDKATAANCAIILPVDAVVAFHFAANSPSHAYGLDAIPPEGMILDVGPQSTARIHAAIDDAATLVWNGPLGAFEMAPFDRGTVVAARHAAERTRAKKLISVAGGGDTVAALNQAGVAGDFTYVSTAGGAFLEWMEGKPLPGVEVLKKR is encoded by the coding sequence ATGACAAAACAATTCCGCACCCTCGATGACGTCGACGTGAAGGGCAAACGCGTGCTGCTGCGCGTCGACCTCAACGTGCCCATGGAAGCCGGCCGCGTCACCGACGCGACCCGGCTCGAGCGCGTCGCCCCCACCATCACCGAAATTTCGACCAAGGGCGGCAAGGTGATCCTGCTGGCGCATTTCGGCCGGCCCAAGGGCCGCGACGCCAAGGACTCGCTGAAACCCGTGGCATCAGCGCTGTCCGGCGTGATCAAGCGGCCGGTCGCGTTCGCCGACGACTGCATCGGCGAAGTCGCGGAAACGGCCGTCGCCGCCATGAAGGACGGCGACATCCTGTGCCTGGAGAACACCCGCTTCCATAAGGAGGAAGAGAAGAACGATCCCGCCTTTGTCGCGGCGCTCGCAAAGCTCGGCGACATCTGGGTCAACGATGCGTTCTCGGCCGCGCACCGGGCGCATGCCTCGACCGAAGGCCTCGGCCACAAGCTGCCGGCCTATGCCGGGCGCACCATGCAGGCCGAACTCGAGGCGCTCTCCAAGGCGCTGGAAGCGCCGACCAAGCCCGTGATCGCGATCATCGGCGGCGCCAAGGTGTCGACCAAGATCGACCTCCTGGAGAACCTCGTCGCCAAGGTCGATGCGCTGGTGATCGGCGGCGGCATGGCCAACACCTTCCTGCATGCGCAGGGCGTCGCGATCGGCAAGTCGCTTGCGGAGAAGGATCTCGCGGCGACCGCGCTGCGCATCATGGACAAGGCGACCGCCGCCAACTGCGCCATCATCCTGCCGGTCGACGCCGTGGTCGCGTTCCATTTCGCGGCCAACTCGCCGTCGCACGCCTATGGGCTCGACGCGATCCCGCCCGAGGGCATGATCCTCGACGTCGGCCCGCAATCGACCGCGCGCATCCATGCCGCGATCGACGACGCGGCGACGCTGGTGTGGAACGGTCCGCTCGGCGCCTTCGAGATGGCGCCATTCGACCGCGGCACCGTGGTCGCGGCGCGGCACGCCGCCGAACGCACCAGGGCGAAGAAGCTGATCTCGGTCGCCGGCGGCGGCGACACTGTGGCGGCGCTGAACCAGGCCGGCGTGGCGGGCGATTTCACCTACGTCTCGACGGCGGGCGGCGCCTTCCTGGAATGGATGGAAGGGAAACCCCTGCCCGGCGTCGAAGTTTTAAAGAAGCGCTAA
- the fba gene encoding class II fructose-bisphosphate aldolase (catalyzes the reversible aldol condensation of dihydroxyacetonephosphate and glyceraldehyde 3-phosphate in the Calvin cycle, glycolysis, and/or gluconeogenesis) — protein MPRITLRQLLDHAAEHDYGVPAFNINNMEQALSIMDAASALDAPVIIQASRGARAYANDVMLRHMMDAVTEIYPQIPVCVHLDHGNEPATCMTAIQSGFTSVMMDGSLKADGKTPGDWDYNVGVTRKVTEIAHLGGISVEGELGVLGSLETGMGDKEDGHGAEGKLSHDQLLTNPDEAVKFVKETQVDALAIAMGTSHGAYKFTRKPDGDILAMHVIEEIHRKLPNTHLVMHGSSSVPQDLQDIINANGGKMKPTWGVPVKEIQRGIKNGVRKINIDTDNRMAMTGQIRKVLKDHPDEFDPRKYLKPAMEAMTKLCKQRLQEFNTAGQASKIRRVLTTAEMAKRYAKGELDPKVA, from the coding sequence ATGCCTCGCATCACCTTGCGTCAATTGCTCGACCACGCGGCGGAACACGATTACGGCGTGCCCGCCTTCAACATCAACAACATGGAGCAGGCGCTCTCGATCATGGACGCCGCCTCCGCGCTGGACGCGCCGGTCATCATCCAGGCCTCGCGCGGCGCGCGCGCCTATGCCAACGACGTGATGCTGCGCCACATGATGGACGCGGTCACCGAGATCTATCCGCAGATCCCGGTCTGCGTGCATCTCGACCACGGCAACGAGCCCGCGACCTGCATGACCGCGATCCAGTCCGGCTTCACCTCTGTCATGATGGACGGCTCGCTGAAGGCCGACGGCAAGACGCCCGGCGACTGGGATTACAATGTCGGCGTCACCCGCAAGGTCACCGAGATCGCGCATCTCGGCGGCATCTCGGTGGAGGGCGAGCTGGGCGTGCTCGGCTCGCTGGAAACCGGCATGGGCGACAAGGAGGACGGCCACGGCGCCGAAGGCAAGCTGTCGCACGACCAGCTCCTCACCAATCCCGACGAGGCGGTGAAGTTCGTCAAGGAGACCCAGGTCGACGCGCTCGCGATCGCGATGGGCACTTCCCACGGCGCCTACAAGTTCACCCGCAAGCCCGACGGCGACATCCTCGCCATGCATGTGATCGAGGAGATCCACCGCAAGCTGCCGAACACGCATCTGGTGATGCACGGCTCGTCCTCGGTGCCGCAGGACCTGCAGGACATCATCAACGCAAATGGCGGCAAGATGAAGCCGACCTGGGGCGTCCCGGTCAAGGAGATCCAGCGCGGCATCAAGAACGGCGTGCGCAAGATCAACATCGACACCGACAACCGCATGGCGATGACCGGCCAGATCCGCAAGGTGCTGAAGGATCATCCGGACGAATTCGATCCGCGCAAATACCTCAAGCCCGCGATGGAGGCGATGACGAAGCTCTGCAAGCAGCGCCTGCAGGAGTTCAATACCGCAGGGCAAGCCAGCAAGATCAGACGCGTGCTGACGACCGCCGAGATGGCCAAGCGTTACGCCAAGGGCGAACTTGATCCGAAGGTCGCGTAA